A window from Phalacrocorax carbo chromosome 29, bPhaCar2.1, whole genome shotgun sequence encodes these proteins:
- the TGFB1I1 gene encoding transforming growth factor beta-1-induced transcript 1 protein isoform X1, with the protein MDDLDALLADLETTTSHLARRPVLLTDPPGGAPPTHLSAASGGDPPRPPPPPYGPAPGGDTEQLYSTVQKARPPRSPPAPPSLGELDRLLRDLNATHSSIADEILAQFPPLKSSEGVKRKEAVDEAEVGVSPARSSDTPPMPPASATSATQELDKLMASLSDFHLHRTPPPKKGVPEGGNLDSMLVLLQSDLSRQGVPTGAKGVCGSCQKPIAGKVVKALGCTWHPEHFVCARCGGELGGGSFFEKDGVPYCPRDYGRLFSPRCARCAQPILDKMVTALDKNWHPEHFCCVKCGQPFGEEGFLEKDGQQYCRQDFAELFSSRCRGCGRPILEGYIAALEGLWHPECFVCRECFAPFVGGSFFEDGGHPYCERHFHARRGSLCRGCGEPIAGRCVTAMAQRFHPEHFVCAFCLRPLSKGTFQEQEGKPYCQPCFLRLFG; encoded by the exons ATGGACGACCTGG atGCCCTTTTGGCTGACCTGGAGACGACAACGTCGCACCTCGCCCGGCGGCCAGTGCTGCTGACGGACCCGCCGGGAGGGGCACCCCCCACCCATCTGTCCGCTGCCTCtggcggggaccccccccggccccccccacccccctatGGCCCA GCACCAGGGGGGGACACCGAGCAGCTCTACAG CACGGTGCAGAAGGCCCGGCCCCCCcggtcacccccagccccccccagcctgggggAGCTCGACCGGCTCCTCCGCGACCTCAATGCCACCCACAGCTCCATCGCAG atGAGATCCTGGCCCAGTTTCCCCCCTTGAAGAGCTCCGAGGgggtgaagaggaaggaggcagTGGACGAGGCTGAAGTCGGGGTTTCCCCCGCCCG AAGCTCGGAcaccccccccatgccccctgCCTCGGCCACCTCGGCCACCCAGGAGCTGGACAAGCTGATGGCCTCGCTCTCCGACTTCCACCTCCACCGCACC ccccccccaaaaaagggggTTCCTGAGGGGGGGAACCTGGACTCgatgctggtgctgctgcagtcGGACCTGAGCCGCCAGGGAGTCCCCACGGGGGCAAAGGGGGTTTGTGGGTCCTGCCAGAAGCCCATCGCTGGGAAG GTGGTGAAGGCTTTGGGGTGCACCTGGCACCCCGAGCACTTTGTCTGCGCCCGCTGCGGAGGGGAGCTCGGGGGCGGCAGCTTCTTCGAGAAAGACGGGGTGCCCTACTGCCCGCGGGACTATGGACGGCTCTTCTCCCCCCGCTGCGCCCGCTGCGCCCAGCCCATCCTCGAC AAAATGGTGACAGCGCTGGACAAGAACTGGCACCCGGAGCACTTCTGCTGCGTCAAGTGTGGGCAGCCCTTTGGCGAGGAGG GCTTCCTGGAGAAGGACGGCCAGCAGTACTGCCGCCAGGACTTTGCCGAGCTCTTCTCCAGccggtgccggggctgcgggcggcccATCCTGGAGGGCTACATCGCTGCCCTCGAGGGGCTCTGGCACCCTGAGTGCTTCGTCTGCCGG GAGTGCTTCGCACCCTTCGTGGGGGGCAGCTTCTTCGAGGATGGCGGCCACCCCTACTGCGAGCGGCACTTCCATGCCCGGCGGGGCTcgctgtgccggggctgcggggagcccaTCGCCGGCCGGTGCGTCACCGCCATGGCCCAGCGCTTCCACCCCGAGCACTTCGTCTGCGCCTTCTGCCTCCGGCCCCTCTCCAAGGGCACCTTCCAGGAGCAGGAGGGCAAGCCCTACTGCCAGCCGTGCTTCCTCCGCCTCTTCGGGTGA
- the TGFB1I1 gene encoding transforming growth factor beta-1-induced transcript 1 protein isoform X2 — MDDLDALLADLETTTSHLARRPVLLTDPPGGAPPTHLSAASGGDPPRPPPPPYGPAPGGDTEQLYSTVQKARPPRSPPAPPSLGELDRLLRDLNATHSSIADEILAQFPPLKSSEGVKRKEAVDEAEVGVSPARSDTPPMPPASATSATQELDKLMASLSDFHLHRTPPPKKGVPEGGNLDSMLVLLQSDLSRQGVPTGAKGVCGSCQKPIAGKVVKALGCTWHPEHFVCARCGGELGGGSFFEKDGVPYCPRDYGRLFSPRCARCAQPILDKMVTALDKNWHPEHFCCVKCGQPFGEEGFLEKDGQQYCRQDFAELFSSRCRGCGRPILEGYIAALEGLWHPECFVCRECFAPFVGGSFFEDGGHPYCERHFHARRGSLCRGCGEPIAGRCVTAMAQRFHPEHFVCAFCLRPLSKGTFQEQEGKPYCQPCFLRLFG; from the exons ATGGACGACCTGG atGCCCTTTTGGCTGACCTGGAGACGACAACGTCGCACCTCGCCCGGCGGCCAGTGCTGCTGACGGACCCGCCGGGAGGGGCACCCCCCACCCATCTGTCCGCTGCCTCtggcggggaccccccccggccccccccacccccctatGGCCCA GCACCAGGGGGGGACACCGAGCAGCTCTACAG CACGGTGCAGAAGGCCCGGCCCCCCcggtcacccccagccccccccagcctgggggAGCTCGACCGGCTCCTCCGCGACCTCAATGCCACCCACAGCTCCATCGCAG atGAGATCCTGGCCCAGTTTCCCCCCTTGAAGAGCTCCGAGGgggtgaagaggaaggaggcagTGGACGAGGCTGAAGTCGGGGTTTCCCCCGCCCG CTCGGAcaccccccccatgccccctgCCTCGGCCACCTCGGCCACCCAGGAGCTGGACAAGCTGATGGCCTCGCTCTCCGACTTCCACCTCCACCGCACC ccccccccaaaaaagggggTTCCTGAGGGGGGGAACCTGGACTCgatgctggtgctgctgcagtcGGACCTGAGCCGCCAGGGAGTCCCCACGGGGGCAAAGGGGGTTTGTGGGTCCTGCCAGAAGCCCATCGCTGGGAAG GTGGTGAAGGCTTTGGGGTGCACCTGGCACCCCGAGCACTTTGTCTGCGCCCGCTGCGGAGGGGAGCTCGGGGGCGGCAGCTTCTTCGAGAAAGACGGGGTGCCCTACTGCCCGCGGGACTATGGACGGCTCTTCTCCCCCCGCTGCGCCCGCTGCGCCCAGCCCATCCTCGAC AAAATGGTGACAGCGCTGGACAAGAACTGGCACCCGGAGCACTTCTGCTGCGTCAAGTGTGGGCAGCCCTTTGGCGAGGAGG GCTTCCTGGAGAAGGACGGCCAGCAGTACTGCCGCCAGGACTTTGCCGAGCTCTTCTCCAGccggtgccggggctgcgggcggcccATCCTGGAGGGCTACATCGCTGCCCTCGAGGGGCTCTGGCACCCTGAGTGCTTCGTCTGCCGG GAGTGCTTCGCACCCTTCGTGGGGGGCAGCTTCTTCGAGGATGGCGGCCACCCCTACTGCGAGCGGCACTTCCATGCCCGGCGGGGCTcgctgtgccggggctgcggggagcccaTCGCCGGCCGGTGCGTCACCGCCATGGCCCAGCGCTTCCACCCCGAGCACTTCGTCTGCGCCTTCTGCCTCCGGCCCCTCTCCAAGGGCACCTTCCAGGAGCAGGAGGGCAAGCCCTACTGCCAGCCGTGCTTCCTCCGCCTCTTCGGGTGA
- the LOC135318371 gene encoding armadillo repeat-containing protein 5-like isoform X1, whose translation MSEPLGWCVEAVRAAAEPGLARALLALRTRHTRRPGGAARFRERGGLGPLLELLGPERPRRTLDLALSVLGNCCTEPGCRRQARRLGGVPRLVALLSSPGPESVQNRVARTLANLALEPDGARDVLDAGAGPLLVSLAASCGTPECLHSAARALRILGAAPAPRRALGQAGAVRALASRLASLSPAHPACPAVARALRGLTDSPGPSADDVAPALPALAALAAHAKRDHRQPALGAIANACARAPLRPALGAAGAVEAVTEEVRRALASPNVAGATVAVRALCLLCREAVNRARVRAAGGLGLLLRLLAEPRARPWRPRVLLALAAFAYDQEALAALEARGLVPLLADVLRARADEAEEEEEEEDEEEDEEEEDEAAASCDLPRELPGPPGAGAAAGSLRGLKSWLLSEAASPPPSPPSSTAPPHCPSPPRRRLPPMGALALPRGVGEGDPWLPEAPALLLLGRLAAADEPSRALATAPVVSGLLRYLTGVPAPAPRAARVLQRLTGHPAFLGALVRAYVPSLLHSWLVLGLAPPQAEELSRPGGPRRPAATPHPRQARLKELGEGLLRNLVAAAAAPFGVGLLTHMLRCGAPPARLACATALPLLARPASPARGLLWGGGAVALLLSAVARGPVSPYEPPPAFALYAADAIALLRGHAGDTPGDAGDTPGDGEDALGHASAADLQVHGDGDTKDPWGHGDAEDLWGQADRHGDRGDAPGENGDLQRPSDRHKDLWGHTDTFGDTEDTWRHMDGHAASPADGHGDVGDIPPCTDGHGDPWGHTDGLGDADESWASTGSPYPLSPVALYPPPLLSPVSPCPQVSPDPFSLGPPGPQMSPRAAKRPRASSCPQLSPNPPNLHSEVVPRPLKCPLLSSSPLSSNLPNSCPQVSRRSCNPCSHLCPCPQVSPTPLNPCPPPLPCPQVSLASSNPSPQPPPCPRASPSAPNPCPQASPSSSNPSPPPSPAPRASLTPPAAHPAASLEPCPYALTPHDLLLLPNGTHPGVPVARAALTQGSPVLGAMLGGAFAEARQAAVALGCAPRRPLLLLLHFVHGCRGRPRDGCPVLSPPVSPTAAGAALALARRYLVDGFEDVVAAAVSASPGALWALAERWGCAPLAARAAQAILGGPPHNVAPRLVRVARLARCPPRLARALMAAVAPQGAQPHLDMGEPWDGGDPLLRPPGDINGDLGDAQGDLEGLEDDFGVPYEDLGDTQGDFNNMADPFGDPSMDVGDPLGEDNVGMEVKEPL comes from the exons TGGCCCTGCTGTCCTCACCGGGGCCGGAGAGCGTGCAGAACCGGGTGGCCCGCACCCTTGCCAACCTGGCGCTGGAGCCCGATGGCGCCCGGGACGTCCTTGATGCCG GTGCTGGACCCCTCCTGGTGTCCCTGGCCGCCTCCTGCGGCACCCCCGAGTGCCTCCACAGCGCCGCCCGTGCCCTCCGCATCctgggggctgccccagccccccgccggGCCCTGGGCCAAGCCGGGGCCGTCCGAGCCTTGGCCTCCCGCCTGGCCTCCCTCTCCCCGGCTCATCCCGCCTGCCCGGCCGTCGCCCGAGCCCTGCGGGGTCTCACCGACAGTCCCGGCCCCTCGGCTGATGACGTGGCTCCCGCTTTGCCCGCCTTGGCCGCCCTGGCCGCTCACGCCAAGCGGGATCACCGCCAACCCGCCCTGGGAGCCATCGCCAACGCCTGCGCACGTGCCCCGCTCCGACCTGCCCTGGGGGCCGCCGGGGCGGTGGAGGCAGTGACCGAGGAGGTGAGGAGGGCGTTGGCGTCCCCCAATGTCGCCGGTGCCACCGTAGCCGTCCGGGCGCTCTGCCTGCTGTGCCGGGAAGCTGTCAACCGGGCGCGGGTGCGGGCAGCTGGCGGGTTGGGGCTGCTCCTGCGGCTCCTGGCCGAGCCCCGCGCCCGGCCGTGGCGTCCCCGCGTCCTCCTGGCTTTGGCTGCCTTCGCCTACGACCAGGAGGCCCTGGCAGCCCTGGAGGCCCGGGGTCTGGTCCCGCTGCTCGCCGACGTACTGCGAGCCCGGGCTGATGAGgcggaggaggaagaggaagaagaggacgAGGAGGAAGacgaagaggaggaggatgaagctGCCGCGTCATGTGATCTTCCCCGGGAGCTGCCTGGTccgcctggggctggggcagctgccgGGAGCTTGCGGGGACTCAA GTCCTGGCTCCTCTCTGAAGCTGCCTCCCCACCGCCCTCCCCCCCGTCCtccaccgcccccccccactgcccctcaCCTCCCCGCCGTCGCCTGCCCCCCATGGgggccctggccctgccccGGGGGGTGGGCGAGGGGGACCCTTGGCTCCCTGAAGCCCCCGCTCTCCTACTTTTGGGGCGCCTAGCAGCCGCCGACGAACCCAGCCGAGCCCTGGCCACTGCCCCCGTTGTTTCGGGGCTCCTCCGCTACCTAAcgggggtccctgccccggccccccgggcTGCCCGGGTGCTGCAGCGCCTGACAGGGCACCCCGCTTTTTTGGGGGCGCTGGTCCGGGCTTACgtcccttccctgctccacTCCTGGCTGGTCCTCGGCCTCGCCCCACCCCAGGCCGAGGAGCTCTCGCGGCCAGGGGGACCAAGGCGTCCAGCCGCCACCCCTCACCCCCGCCAGGCACGTCTCAAGGAGTTGG GTGAGGGACTCCTGCGCAacctggtggcagcagcagcggccCCCTTTGGCGTGGGGCTGCTGACCCACATGCTACGCTgcggggcccccccggcccgccTGGCCTGTGCCACCGCCCTGCCCTTGCTCGCCAG GCCGGCGTCCCCGGCAcgggggctgctgtggggagggggggcagtggccctgctgctctcggcGGTGGCCCGGGGCCCCGTGTCCCCCTATGAGCCCCCCCCAGCCTTCGCCCTCTACGCCGCCGATGCTATCGCCCTCCTGCGGGGACACGCCGGGGACACGCCGGGGGACGCCGGGGACACGCCGGGGGACGGCGAGGACGCCCTGGGACATGCCAGTGCTGCGGACCTGCAG GTGCACGGAGATGGGGACACCAAGGAcccgtggggacacggggatgcTGAGGACCTGTGGGGACAGGCAGACAGACATGGGGACAGAGGTGATGCCCCTGGGGAGAACGGTGACCTGCAGAGACCTTCAGACCGCCACAAGGACCTGTGGGGACACACAGACACCTTTGGGGACACCGAGGACACCTGGAGGCACATGGATGGCCACGCAGCCTCTCCTGCAGATGGGCACGGTGACGTTGGGGACATACCACCGTGCACGGATGGACATGGGGACCCATGGGGACACACGGACGGACTTGGGGATGCTGACGAGTCGTGGGCATCCACAGGATCCCCATATCCCCTGTCCCCTGTAGCCCTctaccccccacccctgctgtcccctgtgtccccatgtccccaggtaTCTCCAGACCCATTTTCCCTGGGGCCACCCGGTCCCCAGATGTCCCCAAGGGCTGCTAAACGTCCCCGAGCATCCTCTTGTCCCCAGctgtccccaaaccctcccaACCTCCATTCAGAAGTGGTCCCAAGACCCCTCAAATGTCCCCTACTGTCCTCTTCTCCACTGTCCTCAAACCTTCCCAACTCATGTCCCCAGGTGTCTCGGAGGTCCTGCAACCCATGCTCCCACCTGTGCCCCTGTCCCCAGGTGTCCCCAACACCCCTCAACCCCTGCCCCCCACCActcccatgtccccaggtgtcCCTAGCGTCCTCCAACCCATCTCCCCAACCACCCCCCTGTCCCCGAGCCTCCCCAAGCGCCCCCAACCCCTGTCCCCAGGCATCCCCAAGCTCCTCCAACCCATCTCCACCACCCTCTCCAGCGCCCCGGGCATCCCTGACCCCTCCAGCCGCACATCCCGCTGCGTCCTTGGAGCCATGTCCCTATGCCCTGACCCCCCAcgacctcctcctcctccccaatGGCACCCACCCTGGGGTGCCGGTGGCCCGGGCGGCCCTGACCCAGGGGTCCCCTGTCCTTGGAGCCATGTTGGGAGGGGCCTTCGCCGAGGCCCGCCAGGCAGCGGTGGCCTTGGGCTgtgccccccgccgccctctcctcctcctcctccattttGTCCACGGCTGCCGGGGTCGCCCCAGGGACGGGTGTCCCGTCCTGTCCCCGCCCGTGTCGCCCaccgctgccggcgctgccctTGCCTTGGCCCGCCGTTACCTGGTGGATGGCTTTGAGGACGTCGTGGCTGCTGCCGTCTCTGCGTCCCCTGGTGCCCTCTGGGCCTTGGCTGAGCGGTGGGGTTGTGCCCCATTGGCCGCCCGGGCTGCCCAGGCCATTCTGGGGGGGCCACCCCACAACGTGGCCCCCCGTTTAGTTCGGGTGGCCCGACTAGCCCGATGTCCCCCTCGCCTGGCCCGGGCTTTGATGGCTGCTGTGGCGCCCCAGGGGGCCCAGCCCCACCTTGATATGGGTGAGCCATGGGATGGGGGCGACCCACTGCTGCGACCCCCTGGAGACATTAATGGGGACCTTGGGGATGCCCAGGGGGACCTCGAGGGCCTGGAGGATGACTTTGGCGTCCCTTACGAGGACCTTGGGGATACCCAAGGAGACTTCAACAACATGGCAGACCCTTTTGGTGACCCATCTATGGATGTTGGGGACCCCTTAGGTGAAGACAATGTGGGTATGGAGGTCAAGGAGCCTCTCTAG
- the TGFB1I1 gene encoding transforming growth factor beta-1-induced transcript 1 protein isoform X3 has protein sequence MDDLDALLADLETTTSHLARRPVLLTDPPGGAPPTHLSAASGGDPPRPPPPPYGPAPGGDTEQLYSTVQKARPPRSPPAPPSLGELDRLLRDLNATHSSIADEILAQFPPLKSSEGVKRKEAVDEAEVGVSPARSSDTPPMPPASATSATQELDKLMASLSDFHLHRTSDLSRQGVPTGAKGVCGSCQKPIAGKVVKALGCTWHPEHFVCARCGGELGGGSFFEKDGVPYCPRDYGRLFSPRCARCAQPILDKMVTALDKNWHPEHFCCVKCGQPFGEEGFLEKDGQQYCRQDFAELFSSRCRGCGRPILEGYIAALEGLWHPECFVCRECFAPFVGGSFFEDGGHPYCERHFHARRGSLCRGCGEPIAGRCVTAMAQRFHPEHFVCAFCLRPLSKGTFQEQEGKPYCQPCFLRLFG, from the exons ATGGACGACCTGG atGCCCTTTTGGCTGACCTGGAGACGACAACGTCGCACCTCGCCCGGCGGCCAGTGCTGCTGACGGACCCGCCGGGAGGGGCACCCCCCACCCATCTGTCCGCTGCCTCtggcggggaccccccccggccccccccacccccctatGGCCCA GCACCAGGGGGGGACACCGAGCAGCTCTACAG CACGGTGCAGAAGGCCCGGCCCCCCcggtcacccccagccccccccagcctgggggAGCTCGACCGGCTCCTCCGCGACCTCAATGCCACCCACAGCTCCATCGCAG atGAGATCCTGGCCCAGTTTCCCCCCTTGAAGAGCTCCGAGGgggtgaagaggaaggaggcagTGGACGAGGCTGAAGTCGGGGTTTCCCCCGCCCG AAGCTCGGAcaccccccccatgccccctgCCTCGGCCACCTCGGCCACCCAGGAGCTGGACAAGCTGATGGCCTCGCTCTCCGACTTCCACCTCCACCGCACC tcGGACCTGAGCCGCCAGGGAGTCCCCACGGGGGCAAAGGGGGTTTGTGGGTCCTGCCAGAAGCCCATCGCTGGGAAG GTGGTGAAGGCTTTGGGGTGCACCTGGCACCCCGAGCACTTTGTCTGCGCCCGCTGCGGAGGGGAGCTCGGGGGCGGCAGCTTCTTCGAGAAAGACGGGGTGCCCTACTGCCCGCGGGACTATGGACGGCTCTTCTCCCCCCGCTGCGCCCGCTGCGCCCAGCCCATCCTCGAC AAAATGGTGACAGCGCTGGACAAGAACTGGCACCCGGAGCACTTCTGCTGCGTCAAGTGTGGGCAGCCCTTTGGCGAGGAGG GCTTCCTGGAGAAGGACGGCCAGCAGTACTGCCGCCAGGACTTTGCCGAGCTCTTCTCCAGccggtgccggggctgcgggcggcccATCCTGGAGGGCTACATCGCTGCCCTCGAGGGGCTCTGGCACCCTGAGTGCTTCGTCTGCCGG GAGTGCTTCGCACCCTTCGTGGGGGGCAGCTTCTTCGAGGATGGCGGCCACCCCTACTGCGAGCGGCACTTCCATGCCCGGCGGGGCTcgctgtgccggggctgcggggagcccaTCGCCGGCCGGTGCGTCACCGCCATGGCCCAGCGCTTCCACCCCGAGCACTTCGTCTGCGCCTTCTGCCTCCGGCCCCTCTCCAAGGGCACCTTCCAGGAGCAGGAGGGCAAGCCCTACTGCCAGCCGTGCTTCCTCCGCCTCTTCGGGTGA
- the LOC135318351 gene encoding proteoglycan 4-like: protein APRAPPAPTTPPAPTTPPAPRAPPAPTTPPAPTTPPAPRAAPAPTTPPAPTTPPAPRAPPAPTTPPAPTTPPAPRAPPAPTTPPAPTTPPAPRAPPAPTTPPAPTTPPAPTTPPAPRAPPAPTTPPAPRAPPAPRAPPAPRTPPAPTTPPAPTTPPAPRAPPAPTTPPAPTTPPAPRAPPAPTTPPAPTTPPAPTTPPAPRAPPAPTTPPAPRAPPAPRAPPAPRTPPAPTTPPAPTTPPAPRAPPAPTTPPAPTTPPAPRAPPAPTTPPAPTTPPAPTTPPAPRAPPAPTTPPAPRAPPAPRAPPAPRTPPAPTTPPAPRTPPAPRASPAPTTPPAPTTPPAPRHP, encoded by the exons gcacccagggcacctccagcacccacaacacctccagcacccacgacacctccagcacccagggcacctccagcacccacaacacctccagcacccacaacacctcctgcacccagggcagctccagcacccacaacacctccagcacccacaacacctccagcGCCGagggcacctccagcacccacaacacctccagcacccacaacacctccagcgcccagggcacctccagcacccacaacacctccagcacccacaacacctccagcacccagggcacctccagcacccacaacacctccagcacccacaacacctccagcgcccacaacacctccagcacccagggcacctccagcacccacaacacctccagcacccagggcacctccagcacccagggcacctccagcacccaggacacctccagcacccacaacacctccagcacccacaacacctccagcgcccagggcacctccagcacccacaacacctccagcacccacaacacctccagcacccagggcacctccagcacccacaacacctccagcacccacaacacctccagcgcccacaacacctccagcacccagggcacctccagcacccacaacacctccagcacccagggcacctccagcacccagggcacctccagcacccaggacacctccagcacccacaacacctccagcacccacaacacctccagcgcccagggcacctccagcacccacaacacctccagcacccacaacacctccagcacccagggcacctccagcacccacaacacctccagcacccacaacacctccagcgcccacaacacctccagcacccagggcacctccagcacccacaacacctccagcacccagggcacctccagcacccagggcacctccagcacccaggacacctccagcacccacaacacctccagcacccaggacACCTCCAGCGCCCAGGGCAtctccagcacccacaacacctccagcacccacaacacctccagcacccagg cacccataA
- the TGFB1I1 gene encoding transforming growth factor beta-1-induced transcript 1 protein isoform X4, which yields MGTEGPARGDVTGGRTQSRPWTTWAPGGDTEQLYSTVQKARPPRSPPAPPSLGELDRLLRDLNATHSSIADEILAQFPPLKSSEGVKRKEAVDEAEVGVSPARSSDTPPMPPASATSATQELDKLMASLSDFHLHRTPPPKKGVPEGGNLDSMLVLLQSDLSRQGVPTGAKGVCGSCQKPIAGKVVKALGCTWHPEHFVCARCGGELGGGSFFEKDGVPYCPRDYGRLFSPRCARCAQPILDKMVTALDKNWHPEHFCCVKCGQPFGEEGFLEKDGQQYCRQDFAELFSSRCRGCGRPILEGYIAALEGLWHPECFVCRECFAPFVGGSFFEDGGHPYCERHFHARRGSLCRGCGEPIAGRCVTAMAQRFHPEHFVCAFCLRPLSKGTFQEQEGKPYCQPCFLRLFG from the exons ATGGGCACCGAGGGGCCCGCGCGGGGCGACGTCACGGGGGGCCGCACCCAGTCCCGGCCATGGACGACCTGG GCACCAGGGGGGGACACCGAGCAGCTCTACAG CACGGTGCAGAAGGCCCGGCCCCCCcggtcacccccagccccccccagcctgggggAGCTCGACCGGCTCCTCCGCGACCTCAATGCCACCCACAGCTCCATCGCAG atGAGATCCTGGCCCAGTTTCCCCCCTTGAAGAGCTCCGAGGgggtgaagaggaaggaggcagTGGACGAGGCTGAAGTCGGGGTTTCCCCCGCCCG AAGCTCGGAcaccccccccatgccccctgCCTCGGCCACCTCGGCCACCCAGGAGCTGGACAAGCTGATGGCCTCGCTCTCCGACTTCCACCTCCACCGCACC ccccccccaaaaaagggggTTCCTGAGGGGGGGAACCTGGACTCgatgctggtgctgctgcagtcGGACCTGAGCCGCCAGGGAGTCCCCACGGGGGCAAAGGGGGTTTGTGGGTCCTGCCAGAAGCCCATCGCTGGGAAG GTGGTGAAGGCTTTGGGGTGCACCTGGCACCCCGAGCACTTTGTCTGCGCCCGCTGCGGAGGGGAGCTCGGGGGCGGCAGCTTCTTCGAGAAAGACGGGGTGCCCTACTGCCCGCGGGACTATGGACGGCTCTTCTCCCCCCGCTGCGCCCGCTGCGCCCAGCCCATCCTCGAC AAAATGGTGACAGCGCTGGACAAGAACTGGCACCCGGAGCACTTCTGCTGCGTCAAGTGTGGGCAGCCCTTTGGCGAGGAGG GCTTCCTGGAGAAGGACGGCCAGCAGTACTGCCGCCAGGACTTTGCCGAGCTCTTCTCCAGccggtgccggggctgcgggcggcccATCCTGGAGGGCTACATCGCTGCCCTCGAGGGGCTCTGGCACCCTGAGTGCTTCGTCTGCCGG GAGTGCTTCGCACCCTTCGTGGGGGGCAGCTTCTTCGAGGATGGCGGCCACCCCTACTGCGAGCGGCACTTCCATGCCCGGCGGGGCTcgctgtgccggggctgcggggagcccaTCGCCGGCCGGTGCGTCACCGCCATGGCCCAGCGCTTCCACCCCGAGCACTTCGTCTGCGCCTTCTGCCTCCGGCCCCTCTCCAAGGGCACCTTCCAGGAGCAGGAGGGCAAGCCCTACTGCCAGCCGTGCTTCCTCCGCCTCTTCGGGTGA